GGTGCTCTTTTGAACTATTGCCTAACATATGGTATTTGTTTAAATACACAATTTACTAATCCAACGAAAGTGTGGTTGTTCTAAGTTGTTGTAAATCAGTTTTCAACAATGGTAAATCAATTGCTTACTATGTTATTATTCTGAACATCAGCActattgtatacacacacacacacacacacacacacacacacacaagtgtatgtgtgtgtatcttgtGGCTATTTTCCTAGGTTCTCCAATTATACAAATCTTGGAATCTGAGGGCAGGGCAGGATTGTTTTTTGACAAGGAAGAGAAGAGCCAAAATGGAGCAATCACAACTGGATGGGATGCAAAATAACATAACCCCCATTCCTGTTTTCTCAACTGAATATGGTCCCTAATCCTACCGAGAAATAACGCCTAATTGTCTGATGTATCAAAAAAGTTATGGGTGTTAAGGTAGCTTGTAAGGAAACTACAATTCTATTAGTTTCTTGCTGCTTCACTGAGTTGATaagtcttttaaaacaaaactcaAGGGGGATGAAAGAAAACCAGGGTCCAGAAGGATTTTACACATGAACCTTTTACTTATATGAGTAATTTACCTGCTTTGTCATGTGCATTATATTACTATGTAGACTATCTATGGCCTGTTTAAAGTGCCATTTTATAAAGTTATCCTTTAAATAGACAGAAAATACCCAATTTCATCCATGgcaagaagtgagcagaactgatGACTGAATATTGTCAactgacaaaacaaaacaaaaaaaccccataatttaaattttcttaaataaatataaaagttattCCTAAAGAAGCCATATGCATTTCAACAATATAGGTTGCAACTTGCACGCAACAGCTAAAGTACCATGGCGGGacggaggaggggaggggagagaagggaggagagccCTAAAATGCCATAAACTATTTCAGCAACAGGCATGATACAttgcaaacatttttaaattaaatgtacaCCACAATGAATAAAAACGCTATTGGTGCAGTAACAAAGACTTCTCAGGTGTtatgggaggggagggaagaaacatGCATAGAAAGCTGTGTTTGTATATTCTGGTACAACAGGCCTATAAAGTGTAAAGCAGTTAACGCAGTTGATAAAAGAAACCAACCACGCTGGAGATGCCAAGTGATGTAATGTGACTAACTCCAGTTTCCACAGCAATGGATATTAAAGTTAGAGTCCATCCAGTGCAGATAAGAGATGAGCTTCACTGCAGTAATACTGAAGATGCCATTTTCAGCACTTATCAACAGAGTGAACAAATGCTCCAAGGAAGGGGGgagaatggaagaagaaaggTATAAGATGATTCAAATAAATGATgtatgccttttaaaaattcaattaaaaccaaaataaacTTACTCTTAATAGGTATTTTCATTCCataaaatgattgatttataATAAAATTCAGTCAGATgtaatgattttctagaaaactAATTAAGTTCAAGTCACAgagaaaattatgttaaaatgaaacatttgggttcaattttttaaaaaattaaaaacagtaaCTTGGCATACATACTTGAAGGCTAAGTTTTCAGTAGCCTTCCTCTCAAAAGAGAAAGCTACAGAGAACTATCACTTAGAACCCAAGTTTCACAGCTATTTCCTGCCAACTGCTTAATACAAGTTTTATGAGTAGACATGGCTCTAGGTTTAGAAATCACAGTAGTACACAGGTGTTTTTATACCAGGGAGTTTGTAGTTGTGAAACTTGGGTGAAATATCTCCTGGCCCTTTCTTAAAGCACTGTGTGTTTGCATTTAGGGATATCAACTGCAGATtaatttgatctgattttctctTTGCAccatacacatataaaacattACAACTCTGTATAAAAGTACAAGCGCATCTTGTACATTTGAAGTATGCAGGAACTATGTGAGCAAATCCTATCAAAATAGCTATTTTGTGTGTATAAACAgcatttgtttttagaaaaacaatataataaactgcagaatctgtacaaaaatataaaataaatttgggcaGCAGTTTCTAAACAGCCATGTAAATGCAACACTTAAGAGGAGTAGTTAATGCCTCCAAAAGGCTGAATTGCTAAGTCAACCTACACAGGGCTAAAATGCCAAAAAAGATATTGAGATTatctaaataataaattttttaccTCTTGCAATAAAACTtatagaaaaaatagacaaatatGCACATGCAATTTACAGCTTTCCCCAACTTATTCCTTgtgcttcacttttttttttttttttgtagtaacaaTGTAGTAATATTGTTTTCAATATGTATTCTTTCCTATACCAGGATATTAGGTCTTCTTTGAGGAACCACTTAAAAACACATTAAAAGTGGTCATACATGGAAGAAGGCACTCCAACTCTGCTTGAGGCAAAAAGTACTAGtgtgatcctttttttttctggaaaaggcAAGCAAGGACGATGCATGCACAGTGCTGTGAATCTGTAGGGTTGTGAAAATACTACCAAGTGTGTATATACTGGTACAGAAAAAAAAGTCTCTAGGTTTTTATAGGTTTTACGACCCGACAAGCACCTCCATTATGTGATCCAGTTCTGTAAGGTCCATTTTGAAAGGCTGATTTGGGGCGACTGGTTGACTACTATAGGGAGCTAAAGTCTTAAGGAGGTCATCTGCAGAAACAGGAGCCATTTTGGAGGCTGCCCCCGTAGCGGAAGTGCAGGGGTCAAAGTCATACATTGACGTGTCTATGTCAGCAAACAGAATGTCATCCAAGGTCAAGTCTGTCAGAAAACCTGTGGAAGTTGTTATCTCAAAGTTTCCAGGTAGAGCATCCATGAGTTTTGAGTCGGTTGTTCGGCTCTCTTGGAGTCCCTCGGGTTTTTGAACGTTAGACTCGCTGCAGTTTCCTTTAGAGTTGTCGATCGTTGCTACTGCCGCTGCTACTGCCTCAGTGGAGGTAGGTGTTGGACAGAGCTCCTCAATTTCGTCCAAGGCTGAGGAGAAGCTGTCCTTTTCTGGTTGGACGGTTGGAGGTGGAAGTTTCGTGGGACCGTTGGGTTGGACGGCCTGAGAAGTGCAAAAAGTATCGTCCTCCAGCAGAGAGGCCGGGGTGAGGCAGGATTCTAAAGATGTAGTGTTTACCAAGTCGGCGGGGTGGGCTGGGGAGGAGGCGAGATGGCTAAAGGCGGGCTGGGCCTCCCGGTAATCGTCCCCCAGCGTGTCAGCTGGCTGAGAAGTGGTGATGAACACAGGTCTCAAGCTGCCTTCCTGTTTGAGTTCCTCCTGAATCCGCCTCAACATGTTGTTAATTAAAACTGTCTTCTGCAGGCTTGGCTCTGTCAGTGGCCTGTGGTTATAGAGTTTCATAAGGGAAATGTTGAAGATAGTCTGGCGCTGTAAGGTGTAAGACACCTTAGATGGACCATCAGTAGGAGACACAACTTTGCCTTCCAGCCCATCTTCATGCTCATCAAACTTCCGTTTTCCTCCTTTACCCAACATATATCTGCAAATAAAGAAGAATTGGGAGAATGAAATTGGTGACCTGAAAACTGATTTCTGTAAACAAAATGTAACCAGGTTATTAGATCAGACCCTAAGAGCATACCCACTGCTATCAGGAAAGACCTAAGCATCTAACACAGTGCAGACATTTTAATAAGGCAAGGTTAAGGAGAAACGTTTACATGCTTAAAATTGAAGTAATCCATTTCTTATGTGcgcatatattaatttttaaaaaattacttgttGGTCTGTTAAAAGTACATTTTGAGACACGTGTACAACACAGCCCACTTGCTAAGGAGACCATAACTTTGAACTTCCCATTTCATATACTTCATGTAATTCTCAAGCTAATCATCATAAATCTTTGTCCCTCTCCTCcaagtaaatttatatataaaaagacaaatacCTCAGTACTATGGATTGAAAGAAACAGATATATTGCCTTTGATAATAAATTCATAGTATTATGAATACAATCATGAATACATCTTGTAATGCTGCAAATGCAATTGATTGAAAGGTATTGAATCAAAGTCGATGCAGAAGAAAAATTTACAATTTGGGGACCCCATATGTGACTTAACAATATCTGGACAGTTACACATACTTGTTAAAGTACAATGAGGTGCTTAAGTCTAACAGTAGATACAGGACTCTCTTTGGAAGGAAAACCCTTCCAGAATCAAATGTAGGGATCTGTGGTATTCAGGGTAAGCTGTCCTTTGGCTCAGTCTCATCTTATACATTTAAGGTCTGAATCAAGCCGAATTAATTTCCAAGTCATTTTCTCTTGTTAGCTGCACTGTTGCCCCTGCTGTTAGGCAAGTTCTAAGTCAACAGAGTCCCTCTGCTTCCAGCTGAACAGACATATGTAGATCATAAGAGCTCATCTAAACCATTTCAGAGAGATGAACATCTATTTACTTTATGTTTTCTTAGGGGGAGATACATAAAGAAAGAGGAGTAAACATCACTGTCTCCCAAAGTAAtgcattccaatttttaaggaaacctgaccatatttttcttttattcatcctAAATCAAActacaatttttttatttgtcagAGGCCAACTTGGCCACTCTGTTTAAAATAACCCTTCTTACTCTCCAAGGATATTGTCATCTATCCTTCTATTCTCTAAATTAAATAATCCTAGAGCCTTTGTGCTAAAGTCTTATTTATAATCCTTTAATCATTTTGTTTCTAGTCACTAAATCCATTCTAAGTTCTCAATTTACCACTAAAGGTGAAAAGTTTAAACCTGGATATATGACTcctatagaaaataatataatattaggtaaaatatggaaaaatcaCTATGCCTTCTTTGATACCCAGTACCCAAATTTGTTGCCTTAAGAATATTTGCTGACTCAGCTCTAGTTGTTTTCTAGAATCTTCATAGATTACAAAcgattttactttttaaactcaatttgcttttcttctgtgTGGTATTTTTCTTTACTCAACTTCATAATGATAGTTTCTGCTAATTTTTCCAACACATCCTAGTTATTTTAAAACCATAAATCTCGTCTAGGGGTCAGCTAAGTTGAGTCAGTTCTAGCCTTGGGAGTCAGAAAAgcaaagttcaaattctgcctcagacagaGGCTATGTGGCCCTGGcaaatcatctgtaaaatggagatgataatagcacttatcttacAGTgtcatgaggattaaatgagataatagttgtaaagtgctttgcaaaccttaaaacactacataaatgctagctattatttttattaaagtgcCACATACTACCTACTTTCAGATTGATTTCCcctggaaattgaatgaacacagattttctttattttacatcGCCCAGGTcactgaagaaaatgttaaacaatAATGAGCTCACAATTGAGCTCTGAATAATATAGGGAgagtctttcttccttttcagctTCAAAGAAAGTTGCCTAATTAAACCATAAATTAATTCTCACTTTTATCTCTGAATGGTCAATAGCTGACACAGAAGGAAAATAACCTGTTCTACTAACCCcaggagaaatatttttaaaagatttaaaaaaatctttactagTAATTATTTATCTggtcaataaataattatttatttggtttccaatgaAGCATGAAAGGTAGGGATTCCCTGTATTATATTCAGAGAGGATATATTTCCTCTGAAGTACTATTCTTCTGATACTTTCTCTTGAAGACTATGTCATGGAAACACAAGTTTTGTTACATCTTATAAAGGCATCAAGTACCAGCCTGTTGACATATTATCTGTACTCTGAGTATCAGCCTTGGTAAGTATAGAAAAGAGTATAAATAAATGGAAGGCCGACCCAGTGATGGATTTATTTTTGGTAATGAAATGGGTAAAACTTATGAaatggtttctctctctctctctctctctctctctctctctctctctctctctctctctgtatatatatatatgtttctttgaGGGCAGTagcagaaaagggaagagagaagcagAGGATGCTAAGCATCTCACATTTCATAAACTggcaattaaaattaatttatctgTTGGGAGTATTAATGTTATCTGTTTTAAGAATATTTAGGTAGCCATTCTTGTTATAAATTAATCCAGAAGAGAGAAAGCTCAAGATAAGTGGAAGGAGGGCTCTCAGGTACTTCTTGAGCAAATGAAGGAACTGgcagagtttatttttttctgcttcttttcattttatttgtcttattcaagttttaaaaaattaatctgttcTCTCTGGTAACCCCtagcataaaataaattaaaaaacaaataaatcccCAAACCAAATCCCTCAATACATATCTGAGtctgcaaaacaaattcccatatcggtcatatttaaaaatatgtgtctCTTTAGAGAGTTTGTTTCCTCCCCtgtttaaagagaagaaaaaacatcaTTTTACGGAACCTTATTTTGCAGCATTCAACATGCTCAGGCCTACTTTAGGCCTAAATACTgtagttactttttaaaaagaagattcagATGGCACTGGACATTATAAGAAcctaattatttcattaaaaaacaacaacaaaaaatggttgCATTTggttcccttcctccaccccacaAAATTGGGAAGTGATTAGGTACAGACAGCAGTTATTTCTGATCCAGTTGCCTGTGTGTTGTCAGATCATCAGCTGGTTAGACTAAAGGTCAAAGTAAACACTCAATtagaaagaaagcataaaaatgaaatggtaGGACTGCCTGTGGTTATAGTAGCTCCAGCTCAACCTGTTTAGACAAGCTATCAATTacgaaaaatgggaaatgaataaaAGCAAAGATTTTTCCTCTATCACCATTTCCTAGAGAAGTGACAAATGAAAAGACAGGGGCACAACAGTGAGGTCAACAGAGTCCCAAAACTATTGGAGCTGGCAAACAATCTCTTAGCCAAATGAAGAGAGGCAGCCAAGAACAGCACTGCTTGGAGAACAAGATGATTTACAAAGCATTACAGAGGATGGTGATGGAAGACAATAAGTAGTATCAACGTACcacacaaaataatgaaaaacagctGAGGAAATAAAGCTCCATAGAATTTGGTGTGATATCCAACTAAACTAGATTGTCTTGACAAcgaataaacaacaataaaatatttattaagaacttactatgtgccaagcactgtctTAAGTGCTGAAGAAGAAAAAGTGGCCAagagtccctgccctccaggaacTTACAATTTAGTAGGAGGAAACAACACAAATAGCAAAGTGGTGGCCAGAGCAGGGCATTTTAGTCCTGAAAGTTACAGGGATGTTGGAAAGGATGACAGGGAAGGGAAATATATCTGATGATAAAACAAGAGGCAATGAGTTCTAAATACATctgtgactttttctttttctttctctctctcttttttggtgGCACTCTATTTTCACCAACAATAATTAGGAAATCATCAGTTTTGAAACCTACTACCTCAGCACCTAATATGCAGAACTGAtaacagcattttaaaaatgagttagaaaaaagCAGACAGACCAAAGTacacagagaacaaaaaaaattgctggaaCAAATTTTGAAAAGCACTCAGGGATCAACCTTCAAGATACTCCCAAGGTGAGGAATACTCCAAtagaatgggggtgggggggtgggaatCATACATAGTATAGTTTTTCCTTAACAAGGGATAAAGTGACCAAAACATTTTCACAACAAATAGCATGTGCCTTTTTCATAACCATATCTTTTTTGGGAAattctctctctcatacataGAGAACATTTTCAATAAAAACAGGAAATAACAGCCAAACTGGTCAAGACAGGTTTCTGAAACAGATGCTATCTCAATAGCCTATTACTGAATCtaagaactggaagggattttcCAACTATTACAATCCATAGTGGAAGAACAAACTTCTATAGAAAgaattcttaaacatttttatttttcatggatCCCTTCTGATAGTGTGGTGAACTACAGATCTTTTTTCAGAATGATGCATTTAAATGCATATATTAAAATGCATAGGTTTCCTGCAGAGAAAACCAGTCACATTgaaatatacataatttttaaagtcCACAAACCACAGGTATCAACCCTTGTTTTAACCCAACTGCTCTATATATACAACTTTTTATTGAAGACCTCAAGAGATAGAGAATCCACCATCTCCAGAAGTAGTCACTTCTATACAACATCAAAAGTTAGGAAATGTGTTTTTTCCTCAAacttaagaacaacaacaaaggttAAATTTGGCTTTTTTGCAATTTCTGTACACTACACTCTGTGCACTTTCCATTGGAATCAACCAGAAGAAAGTCTAAGCTCTATTTCATCTCACATCTTTTCAAACCATCACACAACAACTGAGAGATGCAGAGAACATGTTCATAtaaacagtttttttgtttgtttggggttttattttttttttgggggggagaggcaattggagttaagtgacttgtccaggatcatacagctaatagtaagtgttaagtgtctgagaccacatttgaactcagctcctcctgactcccaggctggtgctctatccattgtgccatctggCTGCTCTTATATCAATACTTTTCAGAAAATATATGACTTATTGGTCTAAAATGGGAGCCTGAGGCTCTTTTCAAATAGGATAAACTATCTAacttctgagatttcttccagctaCAGATCCTACatccaaaattataaaatatttcataagcaACAACAAGAAAAGAGACTTTGTTCAGGAATATGAGTACTGACAATTTAAGTTGTTAACCAGGGCTAATGAGATATATATTTGCAAAAGTGTCTGCCAAGATGTCAATGGAGCATGCCCTATGTAAggtccaaacaaacaaacaaaaaaaggtaacaCTGATGATAACACttcaaatattcttatttaaaGTTGATACTGTACTAATCATATCAATTCAAAGCAAAATATAGGAGCATATTGTAGATAGCACTCTTCATGGAATTCATAGTAATAGAAAAGATATTGGTCTAATCCAGGGGTTTGCAAACTACAGAGGACAAAATTCATCTGgtttttatgttttagaatagTTTTTACTctatcttaaaattttaaaccCATTCTTAACTCAATGGTAGTCTGCCAAATCATGATCTACCATTTAcactgataaaaacaaaatggatgaaaaatgcaCCATTCAGATGACATGCCAGACAGGCACCTAAAGCAACTGATCATTAAGTAAATTTATCTTGGACAAATGTTACAAATAGATAATTACTATGGcttaaagaaaaagagatcaggctggattgcatttgggaaataTTGTGGTTATTTAATAACAATTCTTTGCTTACTAATGCAAGTATCCATTTCTTTGACATGGCATTcttgaatacatatatatatgtatattttagacTATCTAGTCTAACtagttctcattttatagacagggAAATTGAGGCCAAGAAAGGTCATcgaatcaaagatttagagctagaagagaccctAGAGGTTGACTCCTTcagctttattttacagatgagcaaagaaGATAGGTGCTTGTCCAGTCTCACATATGTAGAGGCAATGTTGGAACCCAGGCCCTCTGGTACTAGAATCAACTCTCTAACCTCTGTCCTCTGCGCATCTTTAATCTGTTTTATCTATATTATTAAGAGTATTTTAGGTTACatattatagaaagagaaatggcCTTAAAGTCAGTTAGACATGGATtgaatcaatattttatttatttatatgccaggcaactggggctaagtgactggcctagggtcacatagctagaaaatgttaagtgaatgatgtcaaatttgaattcaggtcctccagaaTCCAGGACTGGTGCTGCTATTCATGCCTATTTAGCTGCCCCTTGAATCAGTATTTAAAGCTGCAAATCCGAGAACATTACATCACCagaattataacaaaaaaaatttttaagtgtaCTTAAAAGATGTATGGTAGAAACACATTGGCCATCTAGCTCATACATGACTAAGATAGTCTTCTCCCACCCAAAACCCTTTTAAATGATTGTGCAACCTCTGTTTGAAGAATTCTAGTGAATCACAAATCAGTCTattccaaaacacacacacacacacacacacacacacacacacacacacacacacacacacacacgaacacacacacatgcctcttacaaatataagaatatttgaaaatacaTGAAACTTGGTTAGTTTTCCTCTCACTTGCTGTGCAATTCCTCCAGAATTTATCTAATTTCCTTAGCTGGAAAAAACACTTGAAGAAGGCAGTCCttaatttgtaattaaaaaagaaaaggtaccACTATTTCATAATTTACAACTATCCAAATATTCATAAAGGTTTACTTATTCTAATGTCGGCAGGTGATAATTTGGATTTAAGAGACAACTATCCAGCTGAATGGATGGGGAAAGAGGGTCTGTTAAGAGTTTCAGACAactaatttttattacttttggaGGCCAAGGCTGTCAGTAGTAATCGTCAGGACAATTAAATCTGGTGGGATTTATCAAATGTGTAAGTTAAGACCCCTAATAAGTTAAGTGTTCTAAACTTCTTATACAGCACATAGtttaagaagaagaaattagTTCCAGCAAACTTAGGAATACTTCAAGTGGGTGATTTCAATTCCAAGTTCAGCAAAATATTCATAGAGGAGAGTAAGTGAAAGGTCTCTCTCCCCagctactttttattttaaaattgcacaGCAATTTAGGCATCCCCTAAGAGGTTGCTAAAACTCTttccaaagcaaaaataaaaataaagtttaacaaCTGATATCTCTTTATAATTTGTGGGAAAATTTTAAGAGGTGAAAGGAAGAGTCAAGCACCTAAATTTAACCTAAAACAAGATTTGAAAGGCTAAATTTCCCCATAGGGTTTTGCATTTATGATCTTCTCCTTAAGCAgcacacaattttaaaaagaaaaaagaagaaagccatACATCTGAAGAACCTGTGGGCATGAATCCAAACTTTCTGGCCAGTTTCCAAGAGTTTTTGGGCCTGGAGTTTGGGCTAACTAATGCTCTGAAGAGGTTTAGCACTACTCCACAGAAgtctgtttttcctctccttcctcagcCCCCTCAACAGAATGCaatatttgttgctttttaataaatattttgtagtgGCGTGTGCCCTTTCCTCAGAGATGAGAACAAAAATGCTGACAGGATAAAAATCAAGCAGGAGTCCGAGCCAAAGTTTTTGAAGAACTTTCTactagaagaggaaggagggaggaagtgaagggggaggggagcacagaaaaggaggagaaagaggctCTTTCCTCTTTTACAAGCTCTATGATTTTGAAGTCTGGAAACTGAAACACATATGAAGTATTAGCAAGATTGGAAGGCTAAATTTTACAAGATTTCTTGATTCCCAAATTTCTACAGCATCTTGTCCCACCTCATTCCCTCCCACCCTTTGTAATCTAAGCAAGCCTAATAATCAGGCAACCCTCACAGTTCTTTATCTAATTCTCTACTATAggatttcttaaatctttttgtgTGTGATGGGCCCCTCTGGCAGactggtgaagtctatggaccctttcccagaaaaatgttttccaatgcataaaataaatcacacaggattacaaagaaaaccaattatattgaaatacagttatgaagattttttaaaaacaagttctcggatcccaggttaagaaccctgcTCTAGTCTTTgatatttcaaattctttcttctgGGTGACTTTAAGGCTGGGTTGGAATTGAGCTGGGAAGTTGGGACTAGAAAGGATCATATGGGATTGTCTAGTATTTAAATGTCCTAAGTTTTAGACATGTGAGTTGCATACCTGAAGCCAAGGgacaataatctttttttcctcccaatttttttttctttacaaaaatttGACAAAAGATTACTCATGATGTATAATTACCAAATTGCAGttttagagaaaagggaaatagcTTTAATTGGGAATAAAAAACCCTTAACCTTTTCTACATAATTTACAATCCCTTAATTATAAATGTAATCATCAAGAAATGCAATATATTTCCTCACCTTCTCCCCAAACGAAAATAGTATTAGAAAATTGTAGACTTTATTAAGTAATTTTCTAGGCACTGTGAAAGGCAGTGAAGAACCTAATGCTAAAATTCTACAGGCAACAAGATGCTTTCcaacttagctttttttttaattaagaaattaactttactacaaatatggaaatagagaTTAGAATTGGAAACtaggattttatttcattttctcccttaaacagtattttattcaaatcaataagtatttagtaCTATACACAAAAGGAAAAGGCTATGAGTTGTGGGTCAGAAAAGCCCAAATATAGGATTCTGTTCTTACGGAGTTTTCTAAAGTAACTGAGGAGACAGCATATATACGAAGACAGGACTATAGGAAGCAATACCTAAGTGTTTAGTTgcttttcttatctgaaaatatTTGATTAGGTGATTTCTACAGTCTCTTTTAGCTCCCAAATCCTAAGAGCCACAGAGATAAGAAGTCTAATGAGAGTTAGAGAAGGGACTGTAAAATTCATGATGGCAGGGGTCTTGTCTTATTCACCATTATTACCCCAACAACATCATCCACTATTTTAGTAAAGTT
The DNA window shown above is from Sminthopsis crassicaudata isolate SCR6 chromosome 2, ASM4859323v1, whole genome shotgun sequence and carries:
- the SERTAD2 gene encoding SERTA domain-containing protein 2 isoform X1; the protein is MKSKRKNTLQRLILGTSPEDIGGTELISSELYMLGKGGKRKFDEHEDGLEGKVVSPTDGPSKVSYTLQRQTIFNISLMKLYNHRPLTEPSLQKTVLINNMLRRIQEELKQEGSLRPVFITTSQPADTLGDDYREAQPAFSHLASSPAHPADLVNTTSLESCLTPASLLEDDTFCTSQAVQPNGPTKLPPPTVQPEKDSFSSALDEIEELCPTPTSTEAVAAAVATIDNSKGNCSESNVQKPEGLQESRTTDSKLMDALPGNFEITTSTGFLTDLTLDDILFADIDTSMYDFDPCTSATGAASKMAPVSADDLLKTLAPYSSQPVAPNQPFKMDLTELDHIMEVLVGS
- the SERTAD2 gene encoding SERTA domain-containing protein 2 isoform X2, with the translated sequence MLGKGGKRKFDEHEDGLEGKVVSPTDGPSKVSYTLQRQTIFNISLMKLYNHRPLTEPSLQKTVLINNMLRRIQEELKQEGSLRPVFITTSQPADTLGDDYREAQPAFSHLASSPAHPADLVNTTSLESCLTPASLLEDDTFCTSQAVQPNGPTKLPPPTVQPEKDSFSSALDEIEELCPTPTSTEAVAAAVATIDNSKGNCSESNVQKPEGLQESRTTDSKLMDALPGNFEITTSTGFLTDLTLDDILFADIDTSMYDFDPCTSATGAASKMAPVSADDLLKTLAPYSSQPVAPNQPFKMDLTELDHIMEVLVGS